In Vicia villosa cultivar HV-30 ecotype Madison, WI linkage group LG7, Vvil1.0, whole genome shotgun sequence, the DNA window CTATTTGGTGGCTTCCACATTCAAACGGGTTCCGTAGGTTGAAACTAAAATTTGTCAGATCTTTTCTGTGTTTTGCAATTTGATGTTTTAGAATAAGAAACCTATGTGTACAATGTTTGTATCTAAGGTCTTTGTGGTTGGGTTGGATTATATTGTGTTTAAAGTAGGTGAAGCCCTTTGTAGCACCgacaccgacacttgtgattacttttaatttattcatgttttcaaattattattggtgTTGATGTGTCAGTGTCGTGTTTCCGGTGTCTGTGCTTCATAGGTGAAGCCTTCTGCACTATTTTTAATGTGTTGTTTGACAACTCTTTTCTTTATTGTTATTACTTTGTGATTTTATGCTGTTGGTCCTTATGGTTATTCTTTACTTTTCTGAGTTATATAAGAAAGTTTTCTTTGCATGACATGTTGGAATTCACATTTGTTAGAAACAAGGTTCAAATAGTGACAGCTGGTGCAGTGCCTCCTCTGGTGGAGCTTCTCAAGATGCAAAATAACGGTATACGAGAATTGGCTACAGCCGCAATCTTGACACTCTCGTCTGCTGCATCCAACAAGTCGATTATTGCTGCTTCCGGAGCTGCTCCTCTCCTTGTTCAGATTCTCAAATCCGGAAGTGTTCAAAGCAAAGTTGATTCTGTTACAACCCTCCATAATCTCTCCATCAGTATCGAAAATTCCATCGAACTTCTCGACGCTAGTGCCGTTTCCCCTCTTATCAACCTCCTTAAAGACTGTAAAAAGTATTCAAAGTTTGCAGAAAAAGCATCATCACTACTTGAAATCCTTTCCAATTCTGAAGAAGGACGAACCGCAATCTCACTTGCACACGGTGGAATTTTAACCATTGTAGAGACAGTCGAAGACGGATCACTTGTCAGCACAGAGCACGCCGTTGGAGCATTGCTATCATTATGTCTAAGCAACCGGGATAAATATCGGGAACTAATTCTTAGAGAAGGAGCAATTCCAGGCCTGTTACGGCTAACAGTAGAGGGCACAGTCAAAGCTCAAGATAAAGCACGCACACTTCTAGATTTGCTTCGAGATTCTCCTGAAGAAAAAAGACTAGACACGTCGGTTTTGGAGAAAATTGTTTACGACATTGCTGAACGGCTAGATAGAGTAGATAAAGCTGGTGAAACATCCAAATGATTGTTGCAAGATATGGTACAATTGAGATTCAACTTGTATATATATGTGGTTTTTGTCTCTGTTTTTTCTTTGGGTCAGTTAGTGTTATAGCAAGATAACAACCATTGAAAGTGTGTCTAATGATGTTTTACCAATCTAACTTGAAGTTGATCTGTTGATTTATTGACCTCATAATTACACTGTATATCTCAGCCAGGATAGTGCACATATGAAAAGAATATGAGGTATTGTAGTTGCATTTGCTAACTCCATCCCCTTCCAAATTGAGTTTATAACTAATTAGAAAAAACACAAGCAATTATGCCAATATTTTCTTTTACCAAATTTTTGAGCTTGTATATGAAatgatcaaataaataaataattccaaatacaGGGGGAAAATCCAAATACTTGATTATTAACTGTCGGTGAATTAATTAATTTCCTTATAAAAAGAACcaatgttaattaattttataattattaaatcaatttgcaaaaaaattgaaaaatctcCTAGGAAAAAGGAAAAATGCATGTTTGGAGACACATTTGagatatttaaaagtgatttaaaattaattttggtaGGTGATGTGCTAATTTTTGTGCTTGCAACTATACACGGTTGAATTAATAGCAACTCATAAGAAAAAATATCGATCCCACAGAGATCGTATTAAGAATAATGATTTTCATACAAGTTGTAAAATAAACATGAACAAAGGTGATAAAATAATGGTATGTGTCACGTGGTTAAGTGGACAAAATAGAGAAGATAATTAATGGTTAACAAGAGAAAAAGAATATGATGGACAATGTTCCATTTAATGAATTCATCTAATGTATGAATCTGATAAGTACTGTCGACAGACGAGGTCCACGTGATCTAGATCTAGAGTTGTATCTTTACAACATCATAAACATATGCATCAAAGCAATGAGACAAATCTCTAAGCCTCACTTGTAACCTTGGTGTATGTCTGAGTTCATTATGAATTTCCCCTATAAGTGTAGTTCTTTATCTCTAAAGTAGCTAATCTAGTGAATATCTCTATCATACTATTTTCAACCATATTTATCATTAAATCCACTTTTTAAATATCTCTCAACATTAACATGCTGTTATCTACTTCTAAGCTGACCAGACAAAGAAATAAACATATGGATAACTTCACATGAACAAAATATATCAAGACAACTCATTCAAACATACAAAAGATTATTAATTCATTAAATCTCACATTATCCAACAAAACAAGTTTAGTTCATAATGAGTAAAATAAGCACAACACAGAGAGATCTTAAGTCACACATTTCGAAGAAGAAGATAGAAATGATAAACCTAAAGATGAAACTTTAATCACTTGCAACTTGTTAATCAGCAAGTGACATCTTTTGTCACGCCTCCCCACAAATTGATTGTTAGTTCCTCCATAATTTCACTTCTACGGAATTTGCCAAGTTTCAGAACCACCTTCTTCATTACAACTCAATTTATAAAGGATTTTCAGCTGCATAATGTCTCTCTTTGGTTTTTGGGCCTTTAACTTAAGCCCAAATAATAAAGCATATTCATTTGTGTTGTACTATAATAGTACACTGCACATGGGAGACAACATGATGATGTGGCAGAAATGCAGCAGTAGCAGCAGACCAGAAACAAATTTTTAGAGTTTTGTCTTGTAGTGTTTCATTCTCATCCATTCATTTTATCTAGTTTGTCTCGCAGTGTTTCATCCTCATCCTTTCATTTTCTCCAAATCAACTTTATTTTCTTCTCAAATCTCTGTCACGTCTGCATTAGCACTGAAGTTGGGAACTCAAATAAACATCTTCTGCCTCAAGGCCTGCTGGATGGTGTGCTCGAGCTAATTCTGCACAagtaggggtgttcattggttcgggtaaattCGAACCAAACcgcaatccaaaccaaaccatagtgttAGGGTTGTATATTTTTTTAGTTCGGGCAAGAACCAAACTAATGAAATTCAATGACAATTGGTTCGGGCAtcggattttcaattttctacctGCAAACCCAACCCAAACCAATCATAATTAATTACCATGAAACTACCAAACACTCAACTTCAACTAGAAAAAAGTGAAATGTTGTATGTGAATAAGTTATGTTATCTTAATTAGTTATTAGAAAATTATTAGTGTTGTAGTAATTTAGCATAGAgttatgaaacacattcattatcatacTAACTCAAGTAACTAATTATAGATTCAAAAGTCTTTATGTTAGATATTGTTCTTGTTAGATATTTTTAATCTGGGAAAAAGTGCTAGTTTAATATTTACAATTGAACACtactaatattatttatttatattattatgaaaaattaatttccataaataaattattttttttcaaatattgcaTTGTTTATCTATCCaatcaatccaacccaaaccaacccGTTGTTTCTCGATTCGGTTTGGGCTTTATTGCaaaaatttacaaatcaaatccaaatcaatcCATATAATTTTAATCAATTTGGATATCGGATtttctcaaaaccgaaccaaaccgaaccacgaACACCTCTATTCACAAGCACAAAACACATAAAATTAACAAAAGAGAACACCTAGTGTGCTCTATCCTTAATTAACTAAAGtaacataaaatataaataaatgaaattactCAAGATATAATTTACCCTAAAATTCAAGTATAAAGGATAAAATATTTCACATAAAATTCAagtcctatttataggacataTATAATGAATGAAGAATCAATAAGAAATTCGGTCATTAATGGACATCcataattattctatttttaactCTTTCTTGGATGTCCATTAAAAATATGCGTCATTAAAACTTGTAATAAGAAAGAAAATTATTTGGGAGACAATCATATTTAACATCCATTATTTATAACACTCCCCTTAGATATATCCATTATTTATAACACTCCCCTTAGATGTTCGTTTAGGATATGTCTCGTTAAaattttattagaaaaattcAGTGAGAAAAAAATCTAGTGAATAAAAAAAGAATATAATATTCTTTTTAAGATAAATCCATCTCCCCCTCAACTGAACGATCATTTCTTCGATGATAAAGACCAATCTTCTTTACTAGTTTGATTTTGATAGAgtagaattatattatttaagttaatttagaatttatattgATGTTTTTATGTATTGTTATTTA includes these proteins:
- the LOC131620710 gene encoding U-box domain-containing protein 2, producing the protein MGERERVMEVVEQQQQQPEEQEQEPETSETSSSTSSTTTWKQNLTMQLLSDKLTNGNLNSKIEAAREIRRMVRKSSKTRSKFAAVGVIQPLIFMLSSSNLDARQSSLLALLNLAVRNERNKVQIVTAGAVPPLVELLKMQNNGIRELATAAILTLSSAASNKSIIAASGAAPLLVQILKSGSVQSKVDSVTTLHNLSISIENSIELLDASAVSPLINLLKDCKKYSKFAEKASSLLEILSNSEEGRTAISLAHGGILTIVETVEDGSLVSTEHAVGALLSLCLSNRDKYRELILREGAIPGLLRLTVEGTVKAQDKARTLLDLLRDSPEEKRLDTSVLEKIVYDIAERLDRVDKAGETSK